One stretch of Daphnia pulicaria isolate SC F1-1A chromosome 6, SC_F0-13Bv2, whole genome shotgun sequence DNA includes these proteins:
- the LOC124344474 gene encoding uncharacterized protein LOC124344474, with product MWFNLTTKSKVVAFFTAFFADSAAILIPPPAEENRLLACTKPFHLETWIALIALVTILPVILWIYFKFLCPRYKAKCPVLMKNQFFILGVLIGQSGQKLPSIGFSPRLLGIVWCLSAVVFASAYVAILISFLRFPKLSSIIDRLEDLPGSHLQWVVQRGTALGPLFIEATNGIYKTIGEGLLSKRGGALIDTHFDGILNVVNGNCAYIAYKSSLKPAVNEDIRQSGTCRIGIAKQGFFEGSSDDGSGSWDLLEESLLASIG from the exons atgtggtttaatttgacgacaaaGTCAAAAGTCGTCGCCTTTTTCACGGCTTTTTTCGCGGATTCCGCTGCTATACTTATCCCACCTCCGGCGGAAGAAAATCGATTATTAGCTTGCACGAAACCCTTTCATTTGGAG ACTTGGATTGCTTTGATCGCGCTAGTGACTATTCTACCAGTAATACTctggatttatttcaaatttttgtgcCCCCGTTACAAGGCAAAATGCCCCGttttaatgaaaaaccaatttttcattCTCGGAGTTCTCATTGGTCAAT CTGGTCAAAAATTGCCCTCTATTGGATTTTCGCCTCGTTTGCTTGGAATTGTTTGGTGTTTAAGTGCTGTCGTGTTTGCCAGCGCTTACGTCGCGATCCTGATCTCCTTTCTGCGTTTCCCTAAACTATCGTCCATCATCGACCGACTGGAAGATCTGCCCGGATCTCATCTTCAGTGGGTTGTGCAACGCGGAACAGCTCTAGGTCCTCTTTTTATT gAAGCTACAAATGGGATTTACAAAACTATCGGAG AGGGGTTATTGAGTAAACGAGGTGGCGCTCTTATTGATACGCATTTTGACGGAATTCTCAACGTCGTTAATGGGAATTGTGCATACATTGCA tACAAATCGAGTCTCAAGCCTGCAGTTAATGAAGATATCCGTCAATCGGGCACTTGCCGTATCGGTATTGCCAAACAAGGATTCTTTGAG GGTTCTTCAGATGATGGAAGCGGGTCTTGGGATTTATTGGAAGAAAGTTTATTGGCCTCCATCGGGTAG
- the LOC124343814 gene encoding vesicle-associated membrane protein 2-like: MSGRPTRPSRSEGADFEREQLLDNVSDDSDEDFVLNKKDGGQFSNNKLKEVKSQVEEVTNVMKENVHKLFARGDQLDELNERSENLRSASDEFHTASSRLRKTMWWKEMRTRLILGSLCGLVVLIMIVWLSVKYH, encoded by the exons ATGTCTGGAAGACCAACTAGACCAAGCAGGAGTGAAGGAGCAGATTTTGAAAGA GAGCAGCTACTAGATAATGTGTCTGATGATAGTGATGAAGATTTCGTGCTCAA tAAAAAAGATGGAGGGCAATTTTCAAACAACAAGCTGAAAGA gGTAAAATCCCAGGTGGAAGAGGTCACTAACGTTATGAAGGAGAATGTGCATAAGCTGTTTGCAAGAGGTGACCAGCTGGATGAGCTGAATGAGAGATCAGAAAATTTAAGAAGTGCTTCTGATGAATTTCACACTGCTTCCTCGAg GCTCCGTAAAACAATGTGGTGGAAAGAGATGAGAACTCGTCTTATTCTGGGATCACTCTGCGGTCTAGTTGTGCTAATTATGATAG TGTGGCTATCAGTCAAATACCATTGA
- the LOC124343823 gene encoding uncharacterized protein LOC124343823 — MDEQLQCTLPKCILLRIISTQSVDDGVVLLPFVVSLKSGSITGVPMSPVYGGYQGTTPPPYYTTTTFATTGYYTESPNYYTNKAPDYYTTTYASPSHNTAAPKYYSASS; from the exons ATGGATGAACAACTGCAGTGTACTCTACCCAAGTGCATTCTTCTTCGTATTATCAGTACGCAatcgg TTGATGACGGGGTTGTGCTGTTGCCGTTTGTCGTATCGTTGAAGTCTGGGTCGATCACTGGTGTACCAATGTCTCCCGTGTATGGTGGATACCAAGGCACTAcaccgccgccttactacacaacgaCAACATTCGCAACAACCggttactacaccgagtcgCCCAATTACTACACCAACAAGGCTCCAgattattacaccacaacttatgcTTCCCCGAGCCACAACACCGCagccccgaagtattactctgcctcaAGCTAG